In Shouchella patagoniensis, the following are encoded in one genomic region:
- a CDS encoding DUF4311 domain-containing protein, with protein sequence MSEFIVILLKSLVIGGLVGFAVGIGAARMFHAPKSQALGAFRTLGEMNACAGDRVSHFSFGLGFFFNAWASAVGAGAFTQDVDHRIIPNWAAALVMRKGSSIEETMHDPKKMGFAGAIIGMVVVAFLSSTTAAIPVGLRNVALEVLAPAAEWLINPVMPVIFWLAALDAGKRTGFWGTVFGGLSHIIMGNAVPGVVLGILVGKGVDDGGWNKVTKALFAAIVVLFMLSAFFRQIDIELIESLNMNVPAWLEQLHSLISVE encoded by the coding sequence ATGAGCGAGTTTATAGTCATTTTGCTGAAGTCACTTGTCATTGGTGGACTTGTTGGGTTTGCGGTAGGCATTGGAGCGGCACGTATGTTCCATGCACCAAAGTCACAAGCGCTGGGCGCATTTCGGACTTTAGGTGAGATGAATGCTTGTGCTGGAGACCGTGTGTCGCATTTTTCATTTGGTCTTGGTTTCTTCTTTAATGCATGGGCTTCAGCGGTTGGGGCAGGGGCATTCACCCAAGATGTTGATCACCGGATTATCCCAAACTGGGCTGCAGCTCTTGTTATGCGAAAAGGAAGTAGCATAGAGGAAACGATGCATGACCCGAAAAAAATGGGTTTTGCAGGAGCTATTATAGGAATGGTGGTTGTTGCATTTTTAAGTTCAACAACAGCGGCAATACCAGTAGGATTGCGGAATGTTGCGCTAGAAGTGCTCGCACCTGCTGCGGAGTGGCTTATTAACCCAGTCATGCCTGTTATTTTTTGGCTGGCAGCTTTAGATGCCGGAAAGCGAACGGGGTTTTGGGGAACAGTCTTTGGCGGGCTCTCTCATATTATTATGGGAAACGCGGTTCCTGGCGTTGTTTTAGGAATCTTAGTCGGTAAGGGAGTAGACGATGGCGGATGGAATAAAGTGACAAAAGCATTATTTGCGGCTATTGTTGTCTTGTTTATGCTAAGTGCGTTTTTCCGCCAAATCGATATTGAATTAATCGAAAGCTTAAATATGAATGTCCCGGCTTGGCTTGAGCAATTGCATAGCTTGATTTCTGTAGAGTAG
- a CDS encoding DgaE family pyridoxal phosphate-dependent ammonia lyase — MSSDYGLKKTINASGRMTILGVSTLSEAVLSGIAYGGKHYFEMAELYKRSGELVAAHCQSESAMITNSASAALTLAIAGLITKEDPYLVEHLHKEAPKLANEIILMKGHNVDYGAPIETMVYLGGGIVKEVGYANGCKPEHVIHAVNEKTAAVLFVQSHHCVQKNMPTLESIYKVCKEKNIPLIVDAAAEDGISTFSEVSDLVIFSGSKAIEGPSCGILAGKNEFVSYAVAHRSYIGRAMKVGKETVFGLLAALDEYGQKTMSLAEQHDVVKVFDALNQLEGVRVETTEDPAGRPIVRARVHVDSDLGKMSAVKLVELLKKGDIPIYTRDYHANEGHIDLDPRPLLDGDADFIVKRFNELWEGKR; from the coding sequence ATGAGCTCTGATTATGGCTTAAAAAAGACGATCAATGCAAGTGGCAGAATGACGATTTTAGGAGTTTCGACGTTATCAGAAGCTGTTTTAAGTGGAATCGCTTATGGCGGCAAGCACTATTTTGAAATGGCAGAGCTTTATAAGCGATCAGGAGAACTAGTTGCCGCCCATTGCCAGAGCGAAAGCGCGATGATTACAAACTCGGCTTCCGCAGCATTAACGTTAGCAATCGCCGGGCTTATTACAAAAGAGGATCCTTATTTGGTTGAACATCTTCATAAGGAAGCACCGAAACTAGCGAATGAGATCATCTTGATGAAAGGCCATAATGTTGATTACGGTGCGCCAATTGAGACGATGGTCTATCTTGGAGGCGGCATTGTAAAAGAAGTTGGTTACGCCAATGGCTGCAAGCCCGAACATGTAATACATGCAGTAAATGAGAAAACAGCAGCTGTTTTATTCGTTCAATCCCATCACTGCGTCCAAAAAAATATGCCAACGCTTGAATCGATTTACAAAGTGTGCAAGGAAAAAAACATTCCGTTGATCGTTGATGCAGCTGCGGAAGATGGCATTTCAACTTTTAGCGAAGTGAGCGATCTTGTTATTTTTAGTGGATCCAAAGCGATAGAAGGTCCGTCATGTGGGATTTTAGCTGGGAAAAACGAGTTTGTTTCTTATGCAGTCGCACATCGATCCTATATTGGCCGGGCGATGAAAGTAGGCAAAGAAACTGTGTTTGGTCTGCTGGCTGCGCTTGATGAATATGGACAAAAAACGATGAGCCTTGCTGAACAGCATGACGTAGTCAAGGTTTTTGACGCATTGAATCAGCTTGAAGGAGTTCGTGTTGAAACTACGGAAGACCCTGCTGGGCGGCCTATTGTACGCGCGCGGGTGCATGTTGATAGCGATCTTGGAAAGATGAGTGCGGTGAAGTTGGTCGAGTTGCTTAAAAAAGGCGATATTCCGATCTATACACGCGATTACCATGCCAATGAAGGGCATATTGATTTAGATCCGCGGCCATTGCTTGATGGCGACGCTGATTTCATTGTGAAGCGGTTTAACGAATTATGGGAGGGAAAGCGATGA
- a CDS encoding DUF4310 family protein, with amino-acid sequence MEVEKIQQLDESDLKYKKSFWYADWSFPIIVALLSAGIFSGTHMYYVHKVGAFNEVAIVAMLEAGIQGAGYGAAAAFGASFLFARILEGGLVGILDIGGSILTGVGIGIPAMLLGAGIVLPIENFWVSLLTGLALGVAIGYIVILIKKLTVGQANSTFGSDVMMGAGNSAGRFLGPLIIISAASVSIPIGLGSCLGGALFYLWNKPVAGGAIIGAMVLGAFFPV; translated from the coding sequence GTGGAAGTTGAGAAAATTCAACAATTAGATGAGAGCGATTTAAAATACAAAAAATCATTTTGGTATGCGGATTGGTCGTTTCCGATTATTGTAGCGCTACTTTCTGCCGGAATTTTTTCCGGGACCCATATGTATTATGTACATAAAGTTGGCGCTTTTAACGAAGTAGCCATTGTTGCCATGCTTGAAGCCGGAATTCAAGGAGCTGGGTATGGAGCTGCAGCTGCATTTGGAGCAAGCTTTTTGTTTGCCCGTATTCTTGAAGGTGGGCTCGTTGGTATTTTGGACATTGGCGGATCCATTTTAACGGGAGTGGGGATTGGTATTCCAGCGATGTTGCTCGGGGCGGGCATTGTTTTACCAATTGAAAATTTTTGGGTTTCATTGTTGACAGGATTAGCGCTAGGCGTTGCAATCGGCTATATTGTCATTTTAATTAAAAAATTAACAGTTGGCCAAGCGAATTCAACGTTTGGTAGCGATGTCATGATGGGAGCCGGAAACTCGGCCGGAAGATTTCTTGGACCATTAATCATTATTTCCGCTGCTAGCGTGTCGATCCCGATTGGTTTAGGCTCTTGTTTGGGAGGAGCCCTGTTTTATCTATGGAATAAGCCTGTAGCAGGAGGGGCTATCATCGGAGCGATGGTGTTGGGTGCTTTTTTTCCTGTTTAA
- the dagF gene encoding 2-dehydro-3-deoxy-phosphogluconate aldolase, whose protein sequence is MSPFYKGRVSVNVLASSIENAKDCFEAAEGYALIGVLSKNYSTVEAAAEAMKGYGVEIDNCVSVGLGAGDPNQWKMVGEIVRSYKPKHINQVFTGVGYTRAAVENEDTIINCLVSPTGKPGYVAVSTGPLSSKEEPAVVPIDTAIAMMKDMGANSVKFFPMRGLETVDEYRVVAKACAKQSFWLEPTGGIDLENVEEIVQIALDEGVEKVIPHVYSSIIDKETSLTKTEAVAKLHGKMKALVDRSL, encoded by the coding sequence ATGAGTCCATTTTATAAAGGCCGCGTTAGTGTAAATGTGCTTGCGAGCTCAATTGAAAACGCAAAAGACTGTTTTGAAGCAGCGGAGGGGTACGCGCTTATTGGCGTATTGTCGAAAAACTATAGCACAGTCGAAGCTGCAGCAGAGGCAATGAAGGGTTATGGAGTGGAAATTGACAACTGTGTCTCGGTTGGTTTAGGTGCAGGAGACCCAAACCAATGGAAGATGGTTGGCGAAATCGTGCGAAGCTATAAACCAAAGCACATTAATCAAGTTTTTACAGGAGTGGGTTACACGCGCGCAGCTGTTGAGAATGAAGACACAATTATCAATTGCCTTGTGTCGCCTACAGGAAAGCCTGGCTATGTAGCCGTTTCAACTGGACCGCTTAGTTCGAAGGAAGAGCCGGCCGTTGTGCCAATTGATACAGCGATTGCGATGATGAAAGATATGGGCGCAAACTCCGTTAAATTTTTCCCGATGAGGGGGCTTGAAACGGTTGATGAATACCGCGTTGTTGCAAAAGCATGTGCGAAACAATCGTTTTGGCTTGAACCGACTGGTGGAATTGACTTAGAAAATGTAGAAGAAATTGTGCAAATTGCGCTTGATGAAGGGGTTGAAAAGGTCATTCCCCATGTGTATTCATCTATTATTGATAAAGAAACGAGCCTAACTAAAACGGAGGCTGTTGCAAAATTGCATGGCAAAATGAAGGCGTTAGTGGATCGTAGCCTTTAA
- a CDS encoding amidohydrolase/deacetylase family metallohydrolase: MKQIFKHIKLANGKRRDVVVEAGLIQEVSEQYDGSADVIELPDDAYLSPGWIDLHTHAFPKYPPYGAEADDIGWKTGVTTVVDAGTCGADDIQEFYEFAERCKTRVLSFLNISRVGLSRTDELSDLTNLSLDAAEAAMTMYPAFIVGIKARMSGSVVGESGIEPLKLAKKLQDRVKKPLMVHIGSAPPQVEDILHLLSAGDIVTHCYNGKENNVFNQTGTPLPALTKAIDRGVLLDIGHGTESFSFKAAEYGQTSGVVFDTISTDIYNGNKEGGPVYSMATTLTKLLALGSSLESCIQAVTEKPAVAIGRADLGQLRPGAKAEFTVFRQVDESSELIDSYGNKRYSKTTIKPIGVYIGGLYHEL; the protein is encoded by the coding sequence ATGAAACAGATCTTTAAACATATAAAACTAGCAAATGGAAAGAGGAGAGACGTTGTTGTTGAAGCGGGGCTGATTCAAGAAGTGTCCGAACAGTATGATGGCAGCGCAGATGTGATCGAATTGCCTGATGATGCTTATCTTTCTCCTGGTTGGATTGACTTACACACCCATGCGTTTCCAAAGTATCCTCCATACGGGGCAGAGGCCGATGATATTGGTTGGAAGACAGGCGTGACAACGGTTGTTGACGCGGGTACTTGTGGCGCTGATGACATACAGGAGTTTTATGAGTTTGCTGAACGTTGCAAAACGCGTGTACTGTCTTTTTTAAACATTTCAAGAGTAGGACTATCGAGGACCGATGAATTAAGCGATTTAACAAATCTTTCTTTAGATGCAGCAGAGGCGGCAATGACAATGTATCCAGCGTTTATCGTTGGAATCAAAGCTCGGATGAGCGGTAGTGTTGTTGGGGAAAGTGGCATCGAGCCTTTAAAGCTGGCGAAAAAGCTGCAAGACCGTGTGAAAAAGCCTCTGATGGTTCATATCGGCAGTGCGCCGCCACAAGTGGAGGACATCCTGCACTTGCTTAGCGCAGGAGATATAGTCACACATTGTTATAACGGGAAAGAAAACAATGTATTTAATCAAACAGGAACGCCATTGCCTGCTCTAACGAAAGCGATTGATCGGGGCGTCTTGCTTGATATTGGTCATGGAACGGAAAGCTTTTCTTTTAAAGCGGCTGAGTATGGACAAACGTCGGGTGTGGTTTTTGACACAATCAGCACGGATATTTATAACGGCAATAAGGAGGGTGGACCGGTTTATAGTATGGCAACGACACTAACAAAGTTGCTAGCGCTTGGGTCGTCACTAGAATCATGTATTCAAGCCGTCACGGAAAAGCCAGCAGTAGCAATAGGGCGCGCTGACCTTGGTCAGCTTCGTCCGGGGGCAAAAGCAGAGTTTACCGTTTTTCGACAAGTAGACGAAAGCAGCGAGTTAATTGATTCATACGGAAACAAACGGTACAGCAAGACGACAATTAAACCAATTGGCGTATACATTGGAGGGTTATATCATGAGCTCTGA